The following are from one region of the Ananas comosus cultivar F153 linkage group 20, ASM154086v1, whole genome shotgun sequence genome:
- the LOC109725879 gene encoding uncharacterized protein LOC109725879 encodes MGCGSSRAEESAAVVLCRDRARLIRAARDRRYALAAAHAAYFRSLSAMGDALSRFVAEELTEVASSSSAPTLTLPPSQGKAKSMSKSKSKPSSASSNGGGGLSISSSVTPLSHALSITEGSRSHISSSSLVSSPRKARKEMPSPLHSPSPSPPPPRRSPIPNPKDHEMSYNELNPPFTGYLYGYNYPYDLPFGSERENPNYYNKPSSPPQPAAPAPASAPPSTPPPPALEVSAWDFFDPFTSYDQFVADYAQGRYGFSSYSSSPNSSVVREKEGIPDLETEMEVEKEKRVVDARVSVESTQEKDSKVDMEERDSKSSLTSIEDRSSGEEEGSNEKKKGVTFGEDKSLDFESGESNEKSISTFSSSGVVLSVHGTRGIMEAVREITEQFEFASDCGEEVSRMLEVGKAQYRMRSRILTFIFSRILDPMALTILSFPRLSFKQFGPSSASSSTTSNYEPEKYTGMKSGNLSSTLEKLYLWEKKLCKEVKDEEKLRLIYEKKYTQLMSLDKGGAEFYEIDYTRAMMQKLCTKIGVIVKSIDAISARMQQIRDEELQPQLAELIQGSIRMWVYVLDCHQKQLQALIDSKSHHLKAKAGGERSSVARATMELELQLRNWCHCFINWFETQKSYIEVLNKWLIKWLPKVQEEETPDGVPPFSPSKFGAPPVFIICNDWSQAIERISENNVVNTMNVFSSFMHQLRVSQEEEYRRKLKVDYLSMVYDKRLKSFQKETQFKENLNVVSVSENGTEYLDDHTMVLDSVRKRRDEEIEKHEEAIQRVHHAASSSLRSGLVPIFEALENFFMENLKAYEGIRIANESGDS; translated from the exons atggGGTGCGGGAGCTCGCGGGCGGAGGAGTCGGCGGCGGTGGTGCTGTGCCGCGACCGCGCGCGGCTGATCCGCGCGGCGCGCGACCGCCGCTACGCCCTCGCCGCGGCCCACGCCGCCTACttccgctccctctccgccaTGGGCGACGCCCTCAGCCGCTTCGTCGCCGAGGAGCTCACCGAGGTCGCCTCCTCGTCGTCTGCCCCGACCCTCACCCTCCCCCCCTCCCAGGGCAAGGCCAAATCCAtgtccaaatccaaatccaagccctcctccgcctcctccaatggcggcggcggcctcaGCATCTCGTCATCGGTGACGCCGCTCTCGCACGCCCTCTCGATAACGGAGGGATCGCGATCGcacatctcctcctcctccttggtTTCGAGCCCTAGGAAAGCTCGGAAAGAGATGCCTTCGCCTTTGCATTCaccttccccttctcctcctcctcctcgtcgatcGCCGATTCCAAACCCTAAAGACCACGAAATGTCGTACAACGAGCTGAATCCGCCCTTTACTGGGTATCTCTATGGTTATAATTATCCCTATGATCTCCCTTTTGGATCGGAGAGAGAAAACCCAAATTACTACAACAAGCCTTCCTCTCCGCCACAGCCAGCGGCACCAGCGCCAGCATCGGCACCTCCATCTACTCCGCCACCGCCGGCTCTAGAGGTTTCAGCATGGGATTTCTTCGATCCGTTCACTTCGTATGATCAATTCGTTGCGGATTACGCACAGGGGAGGTACGGATTCAGTTCTTACAGTTCTAGCCCTAATTCGAGTGTGGTGAGGGAGAAAGAAGGGATTCCCGATTTAGAAACGGAGATGGaggtggagaaggagaagagagttGTCGATGCGAGGGTTTCGGTGGAATCCACACAAGAGAAGGATAGTAAAGTTGATATGGAGGAGAGAGATAGTAAGAGTAGTTTAACATCTATCGAAGATAGAAGCAGCGGAGAGGAAGAAGGATcgaatgagaagaagaaaggagtgACCTTCGGAGAGGATAAATCTTTGGACTTTGAGAGCGGGGAAAGTAACGAGAAGTCGATCTCCACCTTTTCGAGTAGTGGAGTAGTGTTATCGGTTCACGGGACGAGAGGTATCATGGAGGCTGTGAGGGAAATCACGGAGCAGTTTGAATTCGCTTCTGATTGTGGCGAGGAGGTTTCGAGGATGCTTGAGGTCGGGAAGGCGCAGTACCGAATGAGAAGTAGAATTCTTACAT TTATCTTTTCCAGGATTTTGGATCCCATGGCTCTGACCATATTGAGTTTTCCACGCCTTTCTTTCAAGCAATTCGGACCATCAAGTGCATCAAGTAGCACTACTAGCAATTATGAGCCAGAAAAGTACACTGGTATGAAGTCCGGCAACCTCTCATCAACGTTGGAGAAATTATATTTATGGGAGAAGAAACTGTGTAAGGAAGTTAAG GATGAAGAAAAGCTTCGGCTCATCTATGAGAAAAAGTACACGCAGCTAATGTCTTTGGACAAAGGAGGAGCAGAGTTTTATGAGATTGATTACACACGCGCAATGATGCAAAAGTTGTGCACAAAGATAGGTGTTATCGTTAAATCAATTGATGCCATTTCAGCTAGGATGCAGCAGATAAGAGATGAAGAACTGCAACCCCAACTTGCAGAACTAATCCAAGG TTCGATAAGAATGTGGGTGTACGTTTTGGACTGCCATCAAAAACAGTTACAAGCGTTAATCGACAGCAAAAGCCATCACCTCAAGGCAAAAGCTGGAGGCGAAAGAAGTTCTGTTGCTAGGGCTACCATGGAACTGGAGCTTCAGCTCAGGAACTGGTGTCACTGTTTCATAAATTGGTTCGAGACCCAGAAATCTTACATCGAAGTCCTCAATAAATGGTTAATAAAATGGCTCCCCAAAGTGCAGGAAGAAGAAACACCAGATGGGGTCCCGCCGTTTTCCCCGAGCAAATTTGGGGCTCCTCCAGTGTTTATCATCTGCAACGATTGGTCGCAAGCAATAGAAAGGATCTCAGAGAACAACGTGGTTAACACAATGAACGTTTTTAGTTCATTTATGCATCAGCTTAGGGTTAGTCAAGAAGAGGAATACCGTCGAAAGCTAAAGGTAGACTATCTCTCCATGGTTTATGACAAAAGGCTAAAATCTTTCCAGAAGGAAACTCAGTTTAAGGAGAATTTGAATGTTGTTTCTGTTTCTGAAAATGGTACCGAATATCTTGATGATCATACGATGGTTTTAGACTCGGTGAGGAAAAGAAGGGATGAGGAGATAGAAAAACATGAGGAGGCAATACAAAGAGTTCATCATGCCGCTTCAAGCTCTTTGCGAAGTGGGTTAGTTCCTATATTTGAAGCATTGGAGAATTTCTTTATGGAGAACTTGAAGGCGTATGAGGGAATTAGAATCGCAAATGAAAGTGGAGATTCATAG